From one Methylomonas paludis genomic stretch:
- the ubiK gene encoding ubiquinone biosynthesis accessory factor UbiK: MFDQTAIDNLAERITKAIPPGFTHFKDDLEKNVHALLQSALAKLDLVSREEFEVQKAVLAKTRSKLEDLEKRVAELEQRVLKDQ; the protein is encoded by the coding sequence ATGTTCGATCAAACAGCAATAGACAACTTAGCCGAACGTATCACTAAAGCCATCCCCCCCGGCTTTACGCATTTTAAAGACGATTTGGAAAAAAACGTTCATGCCCTGTTGCAAAGCGCTTTAGCCAAACTGGATCTGGTCAGCCGTGAGGAATTTGAAGTGCAAAAAGCAGTGTTGGCCAAAACCCGCAGTAAACTGGAAGATCTGGAAAAACGCGTAGCAGAATTAGAGCAGCGGGTACTTAAAGATCAATAA
- a CDS encoding YifB family Mg chelatase-like AAA ATPase: MALAVVYSRGRSGIAAPLVTVEVHVSSGLPALNIVGLPETAVKESKDRVRGAILNSRFEFPVGRITVNLAPADLPKEGGRFDLAIALGILAASGQIPKNQLHEYECIGELALGGELRRIPGALPVAIHTRDARRQLILPVDSATEAALIGDVQLLPARNLLEVCAHLTGRQAISAAAEPLLPPADFEIDFADVHGQFHVKRALEIAAAGGHNLLMLGPPGTGKSMLAARLPTILPVLSEQQAQETAAIVSISEQSLDPSRWRLPPFRAPHHTASAAALVGGGSNPKPGEISLSHNGALFLDELPEFDRKVLEVLREPLETGHITISRANRQADFPASFQLIAAMNPCPCGYLGDTSGRCHCTSEQISRYRARISGPLLDRIDMHLEVPRVPLDVLRRGSSQGEESSACIRKRVIAARQIAQHRHGKTNAAMSANEVKKFCPLTEPSHQLLEQAMEKFGLSNRAYHRILKLARTIADLADSEHIQINHLSEAIGYRKLDRTKA; encoded by the coding sequence ATGGCGCTGGCCGTTGTTTACAGCCGGGGGCGATCGGGCATAGCCGCGCCGCTGGTAACGGTGGAAGTACATGTCAGCAGCGGTTTGCCGGCGCTTAATATCGTCGGCTTGCCGGAAACTGCTGTGAAAGAAAGTAAGGACAGAGTACGCGGGGCTATTCTTAACTCCCGTTTTGAATTTCCGGTGGGCCGCATTACCGTTAATCTGGCTCCCGCCGATTTACCCAAAGAAGGCGGACGCTTCGATCTGGCTATCGCGCTGGGTATTCTGGCAGCTTCCGGGCAAATCCCCAAAAATCAATTGCATGAATACGAATGTATCGGTGAGCTGGCGCTGGGCGGTGAGTTACGCCGAATTCCCGGTGCACTGCCGGTAGCCATCCATACCCGCGATGCACGGCGCCAATTGATTTTACCGGTAGACAGTGCTACTGAGGCAGCACTGATAGGCGATGTGCAATTATTGCCGGCCAGAAATTTACTGGAAGTCTGTGCCCATCTGACTGGTCGACAAGCTATTTCTGCCGCCGCCGAGCCGCTGCTGCCACCCGCCGATTTTGAAATCGACTTTGCCGATGTGCATGGTCAGTTTCATGTTAAACGTGCGTTGGAAATTGCTGCTGCCGGTGGACATAATCTATTGATGCTCGGTCCACCCGGTACCGGCAAATCCATGTTGGCGGCTCGCTTACCGACCATTTTACCGGTATTAAGCGAGCAACAGGCTCAGGAAACAGCCGCTATCGTCTCCATTTCCGAGCAAAGCCTGGATCCCAGCCGCTGGCGGCTACCGCCATTCCGAGCACCGCATCACACTGCTTCGGCGGCGGCACTGGTTGGCGGTGGCAGCAATCCCAAACCAGGCGAAATCTCTTTATCGCATAACGGCGCTCTGTTTCTGGATGAATTACCGGAATTTGATCGCAAGGTGCTGGAAGTGTTGCGCGAACCTCTGGAAACGGGGCATATTACCATCTCCCGCGCCAACCGGCAGGCTGATTTTCCGGCCAGTTTTCAGTTGATAGCCGCCATGAATCCTTGTCCGTGTGGCTATCTGGGCGATACTTCCGGGCGTTGCCATTGCACATCCGAACAAATCAGTCGCTACCGGGCCAGAATTTCCGGCCCGCTGCTGGATCGGATAGACATGCATCTGGAGGTGCCGCGAGTACCACTGGATGTGTTACGTAGAGGTTCCAGCCAGGGGGAGGAATCCAGCGCCTGCATCCGCAAGCGGGTGATAGCTGCCCGGCAAATTGCTCAGCATCGCCACGGCAAAACCAATGCCGCGATGTCGGCTAACGAAGTTAAAAAATTTTGTCCACTAACTGAACCCAGTCATCAATTACTGGAACAGGCTATGGAAAAATTCGGCTTGTCCAACCGGGCCTATCACCGCATCCTCAAACTGGCCCGCACCATAGCCGATCTGGCCGACTCGGAACACATCCAGATCAATCACCTCAGCGAGGCGATAGGCTACCGAAAGCTGGATAGGACTAAAGCCTAA
- a CDS encoding TIGR03790 family protein, whose protein sequence is MSLTLKITSSIFGLLLSLSIASAQTLAISPLFKPASALSAEELAIIVNDEDKLSQQIGAYYQEKRHIPIEQVIHIRFSPYQAILSKHEFDKLKQQVDAQLPERVQALVLTWLQPFRVECMSITTAFAVGFDPAFCADGCKQTRRDPYYLSETDKPFKTHGWRPTIALAGKDFSEAQKIIDTGIAADYTHPQGSAYLLKTSDVARSSRAEFFALIAEKFSNFWPVHYLEQDYIAGRNDVMFYFTGLTHVPHLNENHYLPGAVADHLTSSGGVMSGNDQMNIMEWLRAGATGSYGAVIEPCNFPAKFPDPGVLMYFYLRGSTLIEAYWKSVAEPGQGIFVGEPLAKPFAYRLHNTAN, encoded by the coding sequence GTGTCGTTGACACTAAAAATAACATCTAGCATTTTTGGATTACTGTTAAGCCTAAGTATCGCTTCGGCCCAGACTCTAGCCATTTCTCCCTTGTTTAAACCGGCATCGGCTTTGAGCGCAGAGGAACTGGCCATAATCGTCAACGATGAAGACAAACTCAGTCAGCAGATCGGCGCTTATTATCAAGAAAAACGTCATATTCCGATTGAACAAGTAATTCACATCCGCTTCTCGCCGTATCAAGCTATTTTATCAAAACACGAATTCGATAAACTCAAACAACAAGTTGATGCTCAATTGCCTGAGCGGGTTCAAGCTCTGGTTCTTACCTGGCTGCAGCCGTTTCGGGTGGAATGCATGTCAATTACCACAGCCTTTGCTGTTGGTTTTGATCCTGCCTTTTGCGCCGACGGCTGTAAACAAACCCGCCGCGACCCCTATTATTTATCAGAAACCGACAAGCCATTTAAAACCCACGGCTGGCGACCAACCATCGCTTTAGCCGGCAAAGATTTCAGTGAAGCCCAAAAAATCATCGATACCGGCATTGCCGCCGATTATACTCATCCGCAAGGTTCCGCGTATCTGTTAAAAACCTCAGATGTGGCCCGAAGTTCTCGGGCAGAGTTTTTTGCACTTATTGCGGAAAAATTCAGCAATTTTTGGCCAGTACACTATCTTGAACAAGACTACATTGCCGGCAGGAATGATGTCATGTTTTATTTTACCGGCTTAACTCACGTACCCCATCTCAATGAAAACCATTACCTGCCCGGCGCAGTGGCGGATCATCTTACGTCAAGCGGCGGAGTGATGTCTGGTAATGATCAAATGAATATCATGGAATGGTTACGCGCTGGCGCTACTGGCAGCTATGGCGCGGTTATAGAACCCTGTAACTTCCCTGCCAAATTTCCTGATCCTGGTGTGCTTATGTATTTTTACCTTAGAGGCAGTACCTTAATAGAAGCCTACTGGAAAAGTGTAGCTGAACCAGGTCAGGGTATTTTTGTCGGCGAACCATTGGCCAAGCCGTTTGCATACCGTTTACATAATACTGCCAATTAG
- the rep gene encoding DNA helicase Rep yields the protein MPKLNSQQQAAVKIIDKPLLVLAGAGSGKTRVITEKIAYLVQQGTPARHIAAVTFTNKAAREMKNRVSRLLDDKQSRGLRVSTFHSLGLDILRLEHKALGYKAALTLFDEQDKLNLLRQLLAHGVVKGDSDALDVYCNRIGQWKNAFVSPEQAMQHADTPEAVLAAALYEHYNRSLKAYNAVDFDDLIWLPVVLFQQFPDIVEKWRNKIRYLLVDEYQDTNITQYQLVKELAGSLGRFTVVGDDDQSIYAWRGAQPENLSQLQKDYSRLQVIKLEQNYRSAGRILKVANHLIANNPHVFEKKLWSELGYGDPLRVLSHKNDLTEAKQITAEIIHHRFRTGGSYGDYAILYRGNHQSRLFERELRENNVPYFISGSTSFFAYSEIKDVLGYLRLLVNPADDAAFLRIINTPRREIGPSTLETLGAYANERHISLFDACSELGLQQRLAEKPVQRLGKFCDWLLQTSAKLTEGDVFNITSQLIEDINYADWLHENSKTAAAAERKLKNVFELLEWLQRIAGNEQGEEKSLADVIAKVMLLDILDRNQEQEAGDQVSLMTLHAAKGLEFPHVFMIGMEENLLPHQNSIETDNIEEERRLAYVGITRAQKTLTFSYCTHRKRYGELTECEPSRFLNELPSDDLEWLNKKQLPAEEIKLRGKQSLAQLKSMLA from the coding sequence ATGCCCAAGCTTAATAGCCAGCAGCAAGCCGCCGTTAAAATTATTGACAAACCACTACTGGTATTGGCCGGTGCCGGCAGCGGCAAAACCAGGGTGATTACTGAAAAAATTGCCTATCTGGTTCAGCAAGGCACGCCGGCAAGACATATTGCTGCCGTCACTTTCACCAATAAAGCGGCCCGTGAAATGAAAAACCGGGTCAGCCGCTTACTGGACGACAAGCAAAGTCGTGGTCTGCGCGTTTCTACTTTTCACTCTCTAGGCCTGGATATTTTAAGACTGGAGCATAAGGCTTTGGGCTATAAAGCGGCACTTACCTTATTTGATGAGCAGGATAAACTCAATCTGTTGCGCCAGTTACTGGCCCATGGTGTCGTCAAGGGCGACAGCGATGCGCTGGATGTATACTGCAATCGTATCGGCCAGTGGAAGAATGCTTTTGTCAGCCCGGAACAGGCAATGCAGCATGCGGATACCCCGGAAGCAGTACTGGCGGCAGCACTGTATGAGCACTATAACCGCAGCTTAAAAGCGTATAACGCGGTGGACTTTGATGATCTGATCTGGCTACCCGTGGTGTTGTTTCAACAGTTTCCTGATATAGTCGAGAAATGGCGAAATAAAATTCGCTATTTATTGGTTGATGAATATCAGGATACTAATATTACCCAGTATCAATTGGTGAAAGAGCTGGCCGGCAGTCTGGGACGTTTTACCGTGGTGGGTGATGATGACCAATCCATTTATGCCTGGCGTGGAGCTCAGCCGGAAAATCTCAGTCAACTGCAAAAGGATTATAGCCGCCTGCAAGTTATCAAATTGGAGCAGAATTACCGGTCAGCCGGTCGAATTCTAAAAGTGGCTAATCATTTGATAGCCAATAATCCCCATGTGTTTGAGAAAAAACTCTGGAGTGAGCTGGGTTACGGTGACCCTTTACGGGTTTTGAGTCATAAAAATGATTTGACGGAAGCCAAACAGATTACGGCGGAAATTATTCATCACCGTTTTAGAACTGGGGGCAGTTATGGTGACTATGCCATTTTGTATCGTGGCAACCATCAATCCAGATTATTTGAGCGGGAGTTACGCGAAAATAACGTGCCTTATTTCATTAGCGGCAGCACTTCGTTTTTTGCCTATTCAGAAATCAAGGATGTACTGGGCTATTTGCGCTTGTTGGTTAATCCTGCGGACGATGCTGCATTTTTGCGGATTATCAACACACCGCGCCGAGAAATAGGGCCAAGTACTTTGGAAACATTGGGGGCTTATGCTAATGAACGCCATATCAGCCTGTTTGACGCCTGCTCCGAGCTGGGCTTGCAACAAAGGCTGGCCGAAAAACCAGTACAGCGCCTGGGTAAATTTTGTGACTGGTTACTGCAAACTTCAGCAAAATTGACGGAGGGTGATGTGTTTAATATCACTAGCCAGCTGATTGAAGACATCAATTATGCAGATTGGCTGCACGAAAACAGCAAGACAGCTGCAGCTGCTGAACGTAAGCTGAAAAATGTTTTTGAATTACTGGAATGGCTACAGCGTATCGCTGGCAATGAACAGGGTGAAGAAAAATCTTTGGCTGATGTTATTGCCAAAGTAATGCTGTTGGATATTCTGGATCGCAATCAGGAACAGGAGGCTGGTGATCAGGTTAGCCTGATGACTTTACATGCGGCCAAGGGCCTGGAGTTTCCACATGTATTCATGATAGGTATGGAAGAAAATCTGTTACCGCACCAAAACAGTATCGAAACTGATAATATTGAAGAAGAACGGCGGCTGGCTTATGTAGGTATCACCCGTGCGCAAAAAACCCTGACTTTTAGTTATTGCACCCACCGCAAGCGTTATGGGGAATTAACCGAATGCGAGCCTAGCCGGTTTTTGAACGAACTACCAAGCGATGATTTGGAATGGTTAAATAAAAAGCAGCTGCCTGCAGAAGAAATCAAGTTGCGCGGTAAGCAGAGTCTGGCCCAATTAAAATCCATGCTGGCTTGA
- a CDS encoding efflux RND transporter periplasmic adaptor subunit produces the protein MHFKQSGVKPTGYLVWPVAVICVLAAVVNTHAEPVVNVKASPALIKLLSITEIKPSEISESLSLPARVELDQLRVARIGASVTGRITEINAVLGQAVKKGERLALLNSTELSQAQSDYLKATSQVNLRQITVQRAERLLEGGILAEAELQERQAVLREAEVDLRAAADRLRVMGMSEADLKRLDQKRTIFSYSPVSASIDGVVIESHIALGQVVQPADALYTVADLSQLWLVAEVPEQQAQWAKQGDEAHVEIPALPGPELSGKLIYVADLVDPETRTVLVRMALANPQRLFKPQMLATLKINKSGAQILSVPSEAVIRENDNDYVFVELKAGIFQLRAVKLGTEQDENRPLLAGLKPGERIVVKGAFHLNIERLRNTAN, from the coding sequence ATGCATTTTAAGCAGTCTGGTGTTAAGCCAACCGGCTATCTGGTATGGCCTGTAGCCGTGATTTGTGTGTTAGCTGCTGTTGTTAATACGCATGCCGAACCTGTTGTCAATGTTAAAGCTTCTCCCGCTCTAATCAAATTGCTGAGTATTACTGAAATAAAACCCAGTGAAATCAGCGAATCATTGTCTTTACCTGCCCGAGTCGAGCTTGATCAATTGCGGGTAGCAAGAATTGGAGCCTCAGTTACCGGACGTATTACCGAGATTAATGCTGTATTGGGGCAAGCTGTGAAAAAAGGCGAACGTTTGGCTTTATTAAACAGCACCGAACTAAGTCAGGCTCAATCGGATTATCTGAAAGCCACCTCACAAGTCAATCTCAGGCAAATTACGGTACAACGTGCCGAGCGTTTGCTGGAAGGCGGGATTTTGGCTGAAGCCGAATTACAGGAACGTCAGGCGGTTTTGCGGGAAGCCGAGGTTGATTTACGCGCTGCCGCTGACCGCTTGCGGGTGATGGGCATGAGTGAAGCGGATTTAAAACGGCTGGATCAGAAGCGGACCATCTTTTCTTATTCACCGGTCAGCGCCAGCATCGACGGGGTTGTGATTGAAAGCCACATCGCCTTAGGTCAGGTGGTACAACCGGCTGATGCATTGTATACGGTAGCCGATCTATCACAATTATGGCTAGTGGCTGAGGTGCCGGAGCAACAGGCGCAGTGGGCGAAACAAGGTGACGAGGCTCATGTCGAAATTCCGGCCTTACCTGGCCCTGAACTGAGCGGCAAACTGATTTACGTTGCCGATTTGGTCGACCCAGAAACGCGTACGGTATTAGTACGTATGGCTTTAGCCAATCCACAACGTCTGTTTAAACCACAGATGCTGGCGACGTTGAAAATCAATAAATCCGGCGCGCAAATTCTGTCAGTACCAAGTGAGGCGGTGATTAGAGAAAATGACAACGATTATGTTTTTGTGGAGCTAAAAGCCGGTATATTTCAATTACGTGCAGTAAAACTGGGCACTGAACAAGATGAAAATCGCCCCTTGTTAGCTGGTTTAAAACCTGGAGAGCGAATAGTGGTAAAAGGCGCTTTTCATTTGAATATTGAACGGCTGCGTAATACAGCGAACTAA
- a CDS encoding efflux RND transporter permease subunit: protein MINSFIEAALKQRILVSVLAIMAIVMGIRAVKHLSVDAFPDVTNIQVQIATEVLSRSPDEVERLVTIPLETAMAGLPGLEEMRSLNKNGLSLITLVFADATDVYFARQLVMERLIEVSRQMPAGVSPLLGPVSTGLGEVYQYTLDREDDGEQALSREDLQLRREIQDWVVRPLLRGIPGVAEINSQGGYVKQYQVLVNPDRLHHYRISLNDVFDAVARNNANSGGGSLAHYAEQYLIRGVGLINGVDDIGNIVLKEENSVPVHMHDIAEISIGHEVRTGVVIKNGYTESVGGIVLMLRGGNAKEVVSRIKAKVEEINQKGMLPGGLKIVSYYDRSDLVDTALYTVTKVLLEGITLVVIVLFLFLGDVRSSLIVVCTLIVTPLLTFIIMNRLGLSANLMSLGGLAIAIGLMVDGSVVVVENSFRLLSECKGRSSSRLRVVQAAAQEVATPVLFGVGIIILVFVPLMTLQGMEGKMFAPLANTIAIALLISLLISLSLSPVLCTFFLEGHEDEHDTFIIAKMKHGYLYLLDWALANGGKVVIGALTIFALTLALLPFLGTSFIPVMKEGSIVPGITRAPNISLEEANKIEMQAMQLIMQTPGVQMVVSNVGRGESPADPQGQNDSSPIVTLKPHKDWPKDWTQDDIADAISAKLTENLPGVQVVMSQPISAKVDEMVTGVRSDVAVKVFGDDLAQLKQIAETIAAVAAEVNGARDIRVERLTGQQYLNINIDRQAIARHGLNAADIHDVIETAIAGKVATEIYQGERRFSAAVRLPVGFRDNIAAIESLMLTSPHGARVPLGDVTKITLNDGPAQISREMGKRRIVTGVNVRGRDLGSFVKELQQAIAAKVSLPEGYYLQWGGQFQNMERAMEHLQLIIPITITAIFFLLFMLFKSLSFAALIILVLPFASIGGVITLFLSGEYLSVPASVGFIALWGVAVLNGVVLISYIRSIQDNGLPQMQAIRQGCEQRFRPVMMTATVALLGLVPFLFSTEPGSEVQKPLAIVVIGGLISSTLLTLVVLPVLYAWLGNIRRT, encoded by the coding sequence ATGATTAACAGCTTTATCGAAGCCGCGTTAAAACAAAGGATACTGGTATCGGTACTGGCGATCATGGCCATAGTGATGGGAATCCGCGCAGTAAAACATTTATCCGTTGATGCCTTTCCAGATGTCACCAATATTCAGGTGCAGATTGCCACTGAAGTATTGAGCCGTTCTCCAGATGAGGTCGAACGTTTGGTAACAATACCGCTGGAAACCGCCATGGCTGGTCTGCCCGGTTTGGAAGAAATGCGTTCTCTGAACAAAAATGGCTTATCACTGATTACTCTTGTGTTTGCCGATGCCACCGATGTGTATTTTGCCAGGCAACTAGTAATGGAGCGGTTGATTGAAGTTAGTCGACAAATGCCTGCGGGTGTATCGCCATTACTAGGACCGGTGTCTACCGGACTGGGCGAAGTTTATCAATACACTCTGGATCGAGAAGACGATGGTGAGCAGGCTTTAAGTCGGGAAGACTTGCAACTGCGCCGGGAAATTCAGGACTGGGTAGTACGGCCATTATTGCGCGGTATTCCCGGTGTAGCTGAAATCAATTCCCAGGGCGGTTACGTCAAGCAATATCAAGTCCTGGTTAACCCCGACCGACTGCATCATTATAGAATAAGTTTGAATGATGTCTTTGATGCCGTCGCCCGAAATAATGCCAATAGCGGTGGCGGTTCTTTGGCCCATTATGCCGAACAATATTTGATTCGCGGGGTTGGTTTAATCAATGGCGTCGATGATATAGGCAATATTGTTTTGAAAGAAGAAAACAGTGTACCTGTGCATATGCATGATATTGCTGAGATCAGTATAGGCCATGAAGTGCGTACCGGTGTGGTGATTAAAAACGGTTATACCGAATCGGTAGGCGGGATTGTGCTAATGCTGCGCGGCGGTAATGCCAAGGAAGTAGTGAGTCGTATTAAAGCCAAAGTTGAAGAAATCAATCAAAAAGGCATGCTGCCGGGCGGCCTAAAAATTGTTTCATATTATGACCGTAGTGATCTGGTGGACACCGCACTATATACCGTTACCAAGGTGTTGCTGGAGGGCATTACGCTGGTAGTGATTGTGCTGTTTCTGTTTCTGGGCGATGTGCGTTCCAGTCTAATAGTAGTATGTACACTGATTGTCACGCCTTTGTTAACCTTTATTATCATGAATCGACTTGGGTTATCTGCTAACTTGATGTCTCTGGGCGGCTTGGCTATTGCCATTGGTTTGATGGTGGATGGCTCGGTTGTGGTGGTGGAAAACTCATTTCGACTTTTATCTGAGTGTAAAGGACGTAGTTCCAGCAGGTTACGAGTAGTCCAGGCCGCCGCTCAGGAAGTGGCCACCCCAGTATTGTTTGGGGTGGGTATTATTATTCTGGTCTTTGTGCCCTTAATGACGTTACAGGGCATGGAAGGCAAAATGTTTGCCCCTCTAGCTAATACCATCGCCATAGCATTACTGATTTCGTTATTGATTTCCTTAAGTCTATCGCCAGTACTCTGCACTTTCTTCCTGGAAGGCCATGAAGATGAGCACGATACTTTCATTATTGCCAAGATGAAACATGGCTATCTGTATTTATTGGACTGGGCATTGGCGAATGGCGGCAAAGTGGTAATAGGAGCGCTGACGATTTTTGCTTTGACATTAGCCTTATTGCCGTTTCTAGGTACATCTTTTATTCCGGTGATGAAGGAAGGTTCTATCGTACCCGGTATTACTCGAGCACCCAATATTTCTCTGGAAGAAGCCAATAAAATTGAAATGCAGGCCATGCAACTGATTATGCAGACACCTGGCGTGCAAATGGTGGTTAGCAATGTTGGCCGTGGGGAAAGCCCTGCCGATCCGCAAGGCCAGAATGACTCATCTCCTATCGTCACGCTTAAACCACATAAAGACTGGCCGAAAGATTGGACTCAGGATGACATCGCCGATGCTATTTCGGCAAAACTGACGGAAAATTTGCCTGGCGTACAAGTGGTTATGTCACAACCGATCTCAGCAAAAGTAGATGAAATGGTCACCGGGGTTCGTTCGGATGTGGCAGTTAAAGTATTTGGAGACGATCTGGCGCAATTAAAACAGATTGCCGAGACGATTGCGGCAGTGGCTGCCGAAGTGAATGGTGCTCGTGATATCCGTGTTGAACGCTTGACTGGTCAACAATATCTGAATATCAACATAGACCGCCAGGCAATTGCCAGGCACGGTTTAAATGCCGCAGACATTCATGATGTGATTGAAACCGCAATTGCCGGCAAAGTGGCTACTGAGATTTATCAGGGTGAGCGGCGTTTTTCTGCGGCAGTGCGGTTGCCGGTGGGTTTCCGTGACAACATCGCGGCCATAGAGAGCTTAATGCTGACTTCCCCGCATGGTGCCAGGGTACCTTTAGGCGATGTCACCAAAATTACCTTGAATGATGGCCCGGCACAAATCAGTCGGGAAATGGGCAAACGCCGGATAGTCACCGGTGTAAATGTCAGAGGCAGGGATTTGGGCAGTTTTGTCAAAGAATTACAGCAAGCTATCGCTGCCAAGGTTAGTTTACCGGAAGGTTATTATTTGCAATGGGGTGGCCAGTTTCAAAATATGGAACGTGCCATGGAACATTTACAGTTAATCATCCCGATCACTATTACTGCCATTTTTTTCCTGTTATTCATGCTGTTCAAATCCTTGAGTTTTGCAGCCTTGATTATTCTGGTCCTGCCGTTTGCTTCGATTGGCGGGGTGATTACCCTATTTCTGAGCGGTGAATATCTTTCGGTGCCTGCCTCAGTGGGCTTTATTGCCTTATGGGGGGTAGCGGTATTGAATGGTGTGGTGCTAATTTCCTACATTCGCAGCATCCAGGATAATGGTTTGCCGCAGATGCAGGCCATCAGGCAGGGCTGTGAACAGCGTTTCCGACCAGTAATGATGACGGCAACTGTTGCTTTACTGGGTCTGGTGCCGTTTCTGTTCTCAACTGAGCCAGGCTCTGAAGTGCAAAAGCCATTGGCTATTGTAGTGATCGGCGGTTTAATCAGTTCGACGCTGTTAACTCTGGTGGTATTACCGGTGCTCTATGCCTGGTTAGGTAATATCCGGCGCACCTAG
- a CDS encoding DegQ family serine endoprotease — translation MAKKNQLLLIFLLSLSAVSAEATLPLQADGTPLPSLAPMLETSTPAVVNISTSTNVRMQENPLMNDPVFRRFFNVPNNQRQQQKNSLGSGVIINKDEGYVLTNNHVIDKADKITVTLSDGRQLNAKLLGTDPEADVAVIQIPADNLTALKVADSSQLKVGDFVVAIGNPFGLGQTVTSGIVSALGRSGLGIEGYEDFIQTDASINPGNSGGALVNLRGEFVGMNTAILAPSGGNVGIGFAIPSNMALRLMESLVQHGEVRRGLLGITTQDLTPELIKAFALKSQHGAVVSRVESGSPAEKAGLEPGDIIQAINGEEIKSGSSQIRTAIGMLQIGDTATLDILRGEEHKSLQATIGKPKRPEVAGEKIHPTLSGAVLAPTTKDQVEGVLIEKIEPKSNAWQTGLRPGDIVVSANRYRVRNLDEFKQVANPRSPLLVNLQRGGEGFFVVLK, via the coding sequence ATGGCTAAAAAAAACCAATTACTGCTGATTTTTTTGCTTTCTCTTAGCGCTGTTTCCGCTGAGGCTACCTTGCCATTACAAGCTGATGGGACTCCACTACCTTCATTAGCCCCCATGCTGGAAACCAGCACACCTGCTGTGGTAAACATCTCAACATCAACTAATGTGAGGATGCAGGAAAATCCATTGATGAATGACCCGGTTTTCCGGCGTTTTTTTAATGTACCCAATAACCAGCGCCAGCAACAAAAAAACAGTCTGGGCTCTGGGGTTATCATCAATAAGGATGAAGGATATGTTTTAACCAATAACCATGTAATTGACAAAGCGGACAAAATTACCGTAACCCTCAGCGATGGCCGCCAATTAAATGCCAAATTACTGGGCACCGACCCGGAAGCTGATGTGGCGGTGATACAGATACCCGCAGATAACTTGACTGCTTTAAAAGTGGCTGATTCCAGCCAGTTAAAAGTCGGTGATTTTGTGGTGGCCATCGGTAATCCCTTCGGGCTGGGTCAGACGGTTACTTCCGGCATTGTTAGTGCATTGGGACGCTCCGGTTTAGGTATAGAAGGTTATGAAGATTTTATTCAGACTGATGCTTCAATTAATCCAGGTAATTCCGGTGGTGCTTTAGTGAATTTACGCGGCGAATTTGTCGGGATGAATACTGCCATACTTGCACCCAGTGGTGGTAATGTCGGAATTGGTTTCGCGATTCCCTCGAATATGGCGCTACGCTTGATGGAGTCCCTAGTGCAACACGGCGAGGTTCGGCGCGGGTTGCTGGGTATCACCACTCAGGATTTAACACCAGAACTTATCAAGGCTTTCGCGTTGAAAAGCCAGCATGGTGCGGTAGTCAGTCGAGTGGAGTCCGGTTCACCTGCTGAAAAAGCCGGCCTGGAGCCTGGTGATATTATTCAGGCGATCAATGGCGAAGAAATTAAAAGTGGCAGCAGTCAAATCCGCACTGCGATCGGCATGTTACAAATTGGTGATACAGCAACCCTGGATATTTTGCGGGGTGAAGAACATAAAAGCCTGCAAGCTACCATAGGCAAACCCAAACGACCGGAAGTCGCCGGTGAAAAAATTCACCCTACTTTAAGTGGTGCAGTATTAGCGCCCACCACCAAAGATCAGGTTGAAGGCGTATTGATCGAAAAAATCGAGCCTAAATCAAATGCCTGGCAGACCGGTTTACGTCCAGGTGATATTGTGGTTTCGGCCAACCGCTATCGAGTCAGAAATCTGGATGAATTTAAACAGGTTGCCAACCCGCGCTCGCCTTTGCTGGTGAATTTGCAACGTGGTGGTGAAGGCTTTTTTGTGGTTTTAAAATAG
- the rpmG gene encoding 50S ribosomal protein L33, whose translation MRDKIKLVSSEGTGHFYTTTKNKKTMPEKMEIKKFDPVVRRHVIYKEAKIK comes from the coding sequence ATGCGTGATAAAATCAAACTGGTTTCAAGTGAAGGCACTGGCCATTTTTACACCACCACCAAAAACAAAAAAACTATGCCTGAAAAAATGGAGATCAAAAAATTTGATCCCGTTGTTCGCAGACATGTGATTTATAAAGAAGCCAAAATTAAATAA
- the rpmB gene encoding 50S ribosomal protein L28: MSRVCQVTGKRPISGNNVSHAQNKTKRRFTPNLHHHRFWVESENRWVRLRVSSKGMRIIDKKGIDAVLVEIRTRGDQI; this comes from the coding sequence ATGTCCAGAGTATGTCAAGTAACAGGTAAACGTCCCATTTCCGGGAACAATGTATCGCACGCGCAAAACAAAACCAAACGCCGTTTTACGCCTAATCTGCATCACCACAGATTTTGGGTGGAGAGCGAAAATCGGTGGGTTCGGTTAAGAGTATCATCCAAAGGCATGCGCATTATCGACAAAAAAGGCATTGATGCTGTATTGGTCGAAATCCGCACCCGTGGCGACCAAATTTAA